From Gemmatimonadota bacterium, the proteins below share one genomic window:
- a CDS encoding DUF922 domain-containing protein, with translation MSAAPGGIGPRARTRWRLLSRVAAVALSLPVSLSAQTRRDAPLGHGVHSFVDEETYAVQGRSFREAYAQIQAEGPADSAGRRKHGLTSYELEPSWQFVESRRACRMRVVSIVARVRVRLPDWTEAESSDAASKAAWDAYITELRKHEHTHRDYVLEAASALFDELQGLNAARCDDLRSDASTRTARAYRALQERQAALDAGEAGR, from the coding sequence GTGAGCGCCGCACCGGGCGGGATCGGCCCGCGCGCACGCACGCGGTGGCGGCTCCTGTCGCGGGTCGCGGCCGTGGCGCTGTCCCTCCCCGTCTCCCTGTCCGCGCAGACCCGGCGGGACGCACCGCTCGGACACGGCGTGCACAGCTTCGTGGACGAGGAGACCTACGCGGTGCAGGGTCGCTCCTTCCGCGAAGCCTACGCGCAGATCCAGGCGGAGGGGCCGGCCGATTCCGCCGGGCGCCGCAAGCACGGTCTGACCTCCTACGAGCTGGAGCCGTCGTGGCAGTTCGTGGAGAGTCGGCGCGCCTGTCGCATGCGGGTGGTGAGCATCGTGGCCCGCGTGCGCGTGCGCCTGCCCGACTGGACGGAGGCGGAGTCGAGCGACGCCGCGTCGAAGGCCGCCTGGGACGCCTACATCACGGAGCTGCGCAAGCACGAGCACACGCACCGCGACTACGTGCTCGAAGCGGCGTCCGCGCTCTTCGACGAGCTGCAGGGTCTGAACGCGGCGCGCTGCGACGACCTGCGCAGTGACGCCAGCACACGCACGGCGCGCGCGTACCGCGCGTTGCAGGAGCGGCAGGCCGCGCTGGACGCTGGCGAGGCCGGGCGGTGA
- a CDS encoding thioredoxin family protein — protein MPDASVVLAWSPTCPHCKAMMPLVEGVARDFEGRVRYQSLNVAENPDAARALAVRAVPTLVALSGSTVLGRHLGAGGEGVVRGLFQSALDGTRPVSRPAAGRGLPVFAAVALGALAWWTGEVAVLGTAAVGVLAWGIWPRGGAAR, from the coding sequence ATGCCTGACGCCTCTGTGGTGCTGGCCTGGTCTCCGACCTGCCCGCACTGCAAGGCGATGATGCCGCTGGTCGAAGGCGTGGCCCGCGACTTCGAGGGCCGCGTCCGCTACCAGTCGCTCAATGTGGCCGAGAATCCGGACGCGGCCCGTGCCCTCGCGGTGCGGGCCGTCCCCACGCTGGTCGCCCTGTCGGGCTCCACCGTGCTGGGCCGCCACCTGGGTGCGGGCGGGGAGGGCGTGGTGCGGGGGCTGTTCCAGTCCGCCCTGGACGGCACCCGCCCGGTCTCCCGCCCCGCGGCCGGCCGCGGGCTGCCCGTCTTCGCGGCGGTGGCCCTGGGCGCGCTGGCCTGGTGGACGGGGGAGGTGGCGGTGCTGGGGACGGCCGCCGTGGGCGTGCTGGCTTGGGGGATCTGGCCGCGAGGTGGGGCAGCGCGCTGA
- the msrA gene encoding peptide-methionine (S)-S-oxide reductase MsrA has protein sequence MNAAASQVATLGGGCFWCLEAVYEQLQGVTSVVSGYAGGHRRNPSYEQVCTGTTGHAEVVQVTFDPSVITYREILEVFFAIHDPTTLNRQGADVGTQYRSVIFHHSPEQEAEARAVMTALEAEGIWDAPLVTQVEPVPEFFPAEAYHQEYFRNNPGQGYCRAVVAPKVAKFRQRFLHKLKGATQPAP, from the coding sequence GTGAACGCCGCAGCCTCGCAGGTCGCCACCCTCGGCGGCGGGTGCTTCTGGTGCTTGGAAGCCGTCTACGAGCAGCTCCAGGGTGTCACGTCGGTGGTGTCCGGCTACGCCGGCGGGCACCGCAGGAATCCCAGCTACGAGCAGGTCTGCACCGGCACCACCGGCCACGCCGAAGTGGTGCAGGTCACGTTCGATCCGTCGGTCATCACCTACCGGGAGATCCTGGAGGTGTTCTTCGCCATCCACGATCCCACCACGCTGAACCGGCAGGGTGCGGACGTGGGGACGCAGTACCGCTCCGTGATCTTCCATCACTCCCCGGAGCAGGAGGCCGAGGCGCGTGCGGTGATGACCGCGCTCGAGGCCGAAGGCATCTGGGACGCGCCGCTGGTCACGCAGGTGGAGCCCGTGCCGGAGTTCTTCCCGGCGGAGGCGTACCACCAGGAGTACTTCCGCAACAACCCGGGCCAGGGCTACTGCCGTGCGGTGGTGGCGCCCAAGGTGGCCAAGTTCCGGCAGCGCTTCCTGCACAAGCTGAAGGGCGCCACCCAACCGGCTCCGTGA